The window CATTTGTGTTGGAAGATTCATGATGGAGGGAATTACGAAGCATCTTTCGAAGGCCTCGTCATCAGATAATATGTAAAGGGACGTAAAATTAGGGGCTCCATAGGCAAATATCGAGACACGTATGTTGCTAATATAGGAATAATGACGATTGGAATCGTAGAATTGGCGATGCATGAACGAGAACGATCTTATGATGTCGGCGATGGAACCGAGACCAGATCCTCCGAGGACCCTGGGCAAGCCACCGAACGCCACGCGGGCGAGAATCTACCCGAGCGGCCAGGGGAGCGTGCCAGAAGGGAGAGGTACCCGAAAGTTTCTTGCGATTATGGCTGTAGATGCTATCAGGGGCAATATGCCAGTTATTATaatggtaaaaaaaaaataaaaaaaaaaaatattcagTCGTATAACAATAAGTATGAGTATAAAAGAGAATTTTTTTGAAATTTTTCGAATTTTTCCCAGTAATCCTACAAACGCATATCGGCCTTTGAATAGTAGTGCCGGCATGCAGCATCACTGCCGTAATTCACAGAGCGGTACCTCCCAGTCGTCAAAGCGCCAGCCGCCAAAAAACGCCACAAAAACGCCCACAGCGCCCAACGGCCCAAACTTCTCCCCGCTTAACCTCCGTGGCACCGATGTCCAACGGCCTGATCTgccgaagaaaaagcaattagCAAAAGCACAGGGCACAAAAAGATCCACAAGgcgcagcttctcttccattctAAACAACTAAACAGGGGCCCTCTTAAGCTTATCATCCTTTTTTCGCTCTCGCATTTCCCTATTGGGAATAACACAAGGCTGCGCTGCCCAAACCCGGGACAACTGAATGTCGAAAATGGCCTTGACTACGTAACGCACAGCCTGTCATTTGTCAAAAATCAATGCGCAGCCCGTGGGATCATGATACTGCTAACTGCGTCGTGGCGTTATAGTCGGCTGCGACACGGCCCCGTGGTGCCATCGGCCGCAGGAGCGGTGGTGCATGGTGACGACAAGGGCTGCGCCGTGGTTGAGAGCACTGATTGGATTCGGTCCAGCGATTGGCAAAAAGTAGCATGACGAAGGAACAGATAAGTAGgtcgatgccgccgccgctcctTGAAGACAGGATCTTGGTCattcagcatcagcaacaagAAGACATACATAATAATTGAGCATCTCAtctttctatatataatattccCAACTCCATCAACTTGGACAATCTCAACTTACACGACACGCACCTCAACACCACCACAACCTTATAATACACACTCTATCAAAATGGCCATTCCCAACCGCAAAGTCGTCATCACTGCCTACGGCCCTCCCTCCACCTCCCTCCAAATCGTCACCGACAACATCTCCCCCCCTCCCAAGGACCACGTCCAGGTCAAGATCCTCTACGCAGGCTTTGCCGGCGCCGACATCAACATGCGTCTCGGCGTCTACCCGCTGCAAAGCGCCCCTCCCTTCACGCCCGGCTACTGCTTCTCCGGCCGCGTCTCCGTCAACGGGCCCGGCAGCTCGAAATTCAAGCCCGGCACCCTCGTCACGGCCTTGACAAAATACGACTCCGATGCCGAGTACATCAATATCCCGGAGAAGTACCTCGTGGCCATCCCCGATGGCGTTGATCCAAAGGTAGCTGCCGCCCTGCCTGTCGACTGGGCCACCGCCTACGGCATGGTCTCTCGCGCCGCAAAAGTGTCTCCAGGACAGCGCGTCTTCATCCACGGCATCAGCGGAGCCGTTGGCCAAGGCATCATGTACCTTTCCCTCCTCCAGGGCGCAACCGTCTACGGTACAGCCGCTGAGAGGAACCACGCCGCCCTGAAAGAAGCTGGTGCCCATCCTTACCTCTACACCAACAAGGACTGGATCGCCGCCATGAAGGATCTGGGAGGCGTGCACGCCGTCTTTGATGCCCTGGGCTTCGAAAGCTTCGACGAATCTTACTCCATCTTGACACCCAACGAGAGGAGCGTAGTCGTTGCCTACGGAAACAACCTCAACAATCTTACTGGTGCGAAGCGGCGCAATCCCTGGATCCCCATTGCCAAGCTGATGTTTAAAAATCTGTATTTCTGGTCCAACAAAGGAGCGGTCTTCTACTTCATCACGCGCGATCAAAAGACGTATGAGCCTGAACTCCAGCAGCTACTCAACATGACCAGGGATGGGATCATTACCCCTCCGATCAAGGCTGTCTGGGAGTTTGACGATATCAAAGAGGCCCATGAGGCTTGGGGCAAGGGCTCAGGGATGGGATCGCCAGTTATCCGCATCGCGCATGATGCTTAAACGAGGATtgtttctgtctctctttatGATACCTTTGTTACATAGTGTCTCGATTTGGTAGATAATTAGTGCCGGATCTGCAGCGGATTTCTGTTATTGTTTCTCTCCAATTTTTATTCCCAATTAATTAAGTAGCTTGAAGTATTTCttcattaataataaatacatgtaccttgtCTCACATCTCACATCTCGCTTCGCATAGCTCTGTTTCACTATAACTCAAAATCCGTTGCGAGGGTGTGATGTCATGAAGCCTTGACGTCACTCCATATCACTCCCTCCATCAAGGAGGCGAATCTCGCAAAGCGCGGCAGCTATCATATACAAAAAGCTGTGCATTTCAATTTCAATTCCATCAATAATTCAAAatcaattaaaaaaaaaaaaacttattttgaTTAAGCACCATGGCTTCAACGCTTCATCTCCGCCACATTCCCTCCTCCAGCTTCATCCGCGCCACGCCCACCAGCACATTTCGCCGATCCTTCCACCAGACAATTCCGCGTCTCCAACCCGCCGTCAAGCTTGAAGGAGATAAAAAGCccgagaaaagcaaagaggagCAAGCAAACCATGCTCCGCAGCCCAAAATCTCCAATCTGAGCATGCCGGGTGTCAATAAGTCAAAGGAGCTCACAAAAGAGCAAAAGGAGGAAGTGCGGCAACAGTAAGAATCTCTTTTTCGTCTTTTCTCTATagtgggggggggggggaaagagaggagaagaaaacaagagacaACTAACACATAACTTGTACGAATAGCAATAAAGAGTTCGAAAAGAAATTTGATCACGGCCAAACAGCACCAGACGACAAGGTGGACAAGAAGTTTTGGGAAGGTGGCGAAGGCGGTCATAAGCCTTGATGCACACCTGTCACTTGATTTATGATATTGTATTTTAAATGTACAACAGAGTTATAAAGATACCAAATATTCGAGGGATATGTTTTGCAAATGGCAACAGGGCGCTGTGCGTGTAATTGAACCCGCAGGTGAAAAGGGACATAAGATGCACTGCTGAGATTCAGATATTCGTCTGAAGATCAATTGATCGGtttatttcctctttttgtGTCCTAAATCTCGACCCTCCAAGTACTGCTTGCAAGCCCACGAAAGTTCATTCCATATGGCCAGACAAGAACGTTAAACATCTTGAGCTAAGTAACGAGTAACGTCGACGATCTTTCACAGCGGAATATACCAATCCACAAAAACTCCCTTTTTAGATAAAACATTCAGCGAGTCCATGATTGCAGAAGTAGACAACGCCGCGTGCTACACCCTTGGTCCTTATCCATGTTATACATAATATACAACGCAGCATTTCAACATGCGTAACTCATTCGACTAGCGCCATTCCCAACACGCTTTGACAATCCAGATTAAAGAATACAATCATTATAATAAATCGTGTGTGATTTGCCCAGTCAGCTTTGAAAACCCTGTACAAGTGttattagtaaaaataaGAGAAAACAGACGGATACCAAATTACCATGTAAAAGCAACAACTTATATCAGATGGCAAGATAGATGGGCCATCCGATACCGCAGACACTTGATACGGCGAATCGGTCTCAAATCTATTCGAGACTGACTGATCTCACTgtcataaaaagaaaaccttatCCCATCTTTTGAAAGACAACTACATCCTTATGGACGGTCCATCCCAGTACCAGCCATGTCCCCAATCAACCCGCGGACCCAATCGACAAGCGCCTTGACCAAGCCCTGGGGTTTATTTTTGCCATCTACGCCTCGAACAGGCTCTGTGCCCATCGTAGGCAGGACGTTGTCGCCGGCAGACAAGCTCACAAACAGTGCGAAAGGAATAAGCCAGACGCAAATGCCAAAGTAGGATGCAATCATGGTAAAGGTCGGGACGTCGACATGCTCGTAGTAGGAAGATCGGGCGTAGGCTCGCTCCTGGTGGTTGGAGAAGAATCGGAACCACACATAATGGTCGAGAAGAACCAAGACTAAAAGATTTCGGGTCAGAACAAGTACTCCTCAATAGGTGTCGAGCTGGATATCATACCACAAGAGAGCAAGAACAGCGGATCAGTCAGCTGCACATAGGGAAATCTTCTCAAGTTACCCAGATACACCACATGGCAGACAATTCCCAGGACGGTAGCCCAGAAGGGAAAGCCGTCAATCAACAGCGCAACCTGCACGCCAATGATGATCTGGATCAGTCGCGTGAGGAAGCGCTTTGCCAAGACAGTATGTTCCTCCACAAGTTCCGAGAGATAGTAGAGGCCAGACGCGATCGATAAGgtcaagaagcagaagccgaCAATGGCGCCGACGTAGCCCAGTAGAGGCAGAATCCACATCTTTGCTGTATTAGTGTTCTGTTCTGTTCAAAGCTCTTGGCCAGAAGGTAGTGACACGCCAGCGCAAGTTAAGCTGAGGTtatagaagaaggaaaacgaagaagaagaagcttgagaACGAACGAATGAATGAGGAAGAGCGGCTCGTttagattaaattaaagcaaGGATGCGGTTAGCAGTAGCTGTGGACACGTTCATGTACTCGTAAATGGGATGAGCTTGTGTGGGATGCCTGTCGTCATACGGAACTATAACTTTTCCCGCTCCGATAAGCTTGAAGATGGATGCAAACGATGTGATGTTTTCAGCAGCATGGCATCTGTTATCTATGTGGCTGAAAGTAAAAGCTTCTATGCTAATCAAAGCATTGCCCAATAACGAATTTTCATGCCATCTTGATTTTTATCTGTGGTTTGCTTGGCTGGTGTGACGATGCAGACCACCATCACATGTCGAGCCTCATAGGTCCATGTACTGTAAGAggcttggcttggcatgTGCTACTTTGCATGTGCCTTGTCAGCTCCGATAAGCTTATCGATAACACCCACAAAAAAAGATCATTGATGCCCCGTCGCAGCGCAGACTTGATGATCCAAGCAAAATAACCGCCATCTCTTGCGCTACATTCCATTTCTCAAAGGCGCCCTAAGCGAAGCAACAAGCAATTCCCATACATTCATTACTAAAGCACAAAAAAACCACTGTAATTACGCCACAATGTCTCGCCCCGAGGACTCTCTGTACGCTCTCATTCCCccccaccatcaccaccgccCGACCTCTTCTAACAATctcattcttctctctccagcgCGGCCGACGTCCACTATGACGATACCGAAGCCCGCAAATACACCACCAGCTCCCGTATCCAAAACATCCAAGCCTCCATGACCCGCCGCGCCCTCGAGCTGCTCGACCTCAAGGCCCCGTCCCTCATCCTCGACATCGGCTGCGGCAGCGGCCTCTCCGGCGAGATCCTCTCCGCCGTCGACCCGGCCGACGGCGGCCCTCACACCTGGATCGGCATGGACGTCTCCCCCTCCATGCTGGACATTGCGCTGCAGCGCGACGTCGAGGGCGACCTGATGCTGGCCGACATTGGCCAGGGCGTGCCCTTCCGCGCGGGATCCTTCGATGCCGCCATCAGCATATCTGCGATTCAGTGGCTTTGCAGCGCCGAGTCGAGCGAGACTTCCCCCACCGGGCGTCTGAATCGATTCTTCAACGGCTTGTACGCGTCGCTGCGCAGAGGTGGCCGTGCTGTCTGCCAGTTTTACCCCAAGAACGATACTCAGCGGAACATGATCACCCAGGCTGCCGTCAAAGCTGGCTTCGGCGCCGGTCTCCTCGAGGACGACCCGGGCACCAAGAACGTCAAGCTGTACCTCGTCCTCACTGTGGGCAACAACGACAACGAAGGCGGCAACACAGACATCACTGGCGTAGTCAGCGGCATGGACAATGTCGACGTTTTGGATGCTAGAAAGAGACTCAAGGCGAACAACACCCAGATCAAGAAGGGAAGCAAGGCATGGAttgtcaagaagaaggagcagaTGGAACGAAAAGGAAAGATTGTCAAGGCCACATCCAAGTACACCGGCCGCAAGCGTCGTATACAGTTTTAAAAGCAGGTTGTTTGACGAGGACAGAGCTGGGTTGCATGGTCAAGGTGTTAGCGGCGCATTCGGTTTTCTACAATTTCTTTTCCAGATACATATGATATATATGAATTGTTGATACCCTTTTATCACTCAAGTCATCTCTGGTTTCTGTTTGTGATTGTCTGATTCATCTACATTTCTGACATGGTggaaaatttttttttttttttttttttcatgtttttatttcattcatcaatatgatgatgctgccttCTAACAGCATTCTAGCCATGTTCATCAGATTTTCATATTTAGCAAAGAATATTCGCCTCATTCCCATTCATTTTGACTTGTTtaacatttttttctctttaaaTATCAGCGCACATCCTCTATGCCTGTGCCTCTTGGGCAGCAGGCTTGTCTGATGGGCCGCTGTTTTGCTCCGGCTTCATAGTAGGGAAAGCCAGGACCTCTCTAATGCTGTAGTTGTCGGTCAAGAACATCATCATTCGGTCAATGCCCATACCCCAACCACCAGTGGGGGGGAGACCATGCTCAAGAGCCTTGCAGAAGGTCTCGTCGACACCCTGGGCCTCGTCATCACCCTGGGCCTTCTGTCGGGCCTGCTCCTCGAATCGCTCACGCTGTTCAGTGGCAACGTTCAACTCAGTGTAGCTATTGTTGATGTTAGCAACTCATTCATACTTTCTCATATCAATATTACTTACGCATTGCAAATTTCCTTCTTGCAGACGAAAGCCTCGAATCGCTCGCAAAGGCCAGGAACGCTGCGAGAGCTCTTGGCAAGAGGAGACATCATCTTGGGGTGGCCAGTGATGAAGGTAGGGTTAACCTATATTCAGTGTTAATCAAGAAAGCAGACAAGGTCATGTTTCTTGTAATTATTTGCGATCACTTACGCATTGCGACTCCAAAAACTCTCCAACAAGGGCATCCAGCATACGGGCGTTGGTCAGGGGAGCGCTGCACTCAACACCAGTCTTCTTCAGGATTCTCTTGAGGAAAACGTTGGCCTCATCGGTGTGGAGCTCGTCAGCAGGAGGGAACTTCTCGCCGACGCACTCTTCCAGAGTGGAGATCATCTCAATTCGGCGCCAAGGGCCCTCCCAGTTGATCTCGATCTCCTCGCCGTTGATGGTGTGGTACTTGGTCTTGTATGAGCCGTGGATGTGCTTGACCAGGCCAGTGACAAGGCTCTCGGTCATGTCCATGAGGTCATAGTAATCAGCATAGGCCATATAGAACTCCAAAGTAGTGAATTCTAGCAAACGTTAGTCTTCTTCTGATTCTAAAGACTTTGAAGTAGTAAATTGAAAACGTACCAGGGTTGTGAGTCAGGTCCATGCTCTCATTTCTGAACTGACGTCCCATCTCGTAGACTCGGTTCAGTCCACCGACAACAAGCATCTTGAGGTACAGCTCAGGGGCGATACGGAGGAACATGTCCATGTTAAGATCATTGTGGTGAGTAATGAATGGCTTGGCAGTGGCACCACCAGCAATGGCGTTAAGCATAGGGGTCTGCACTGAGATGAAGTCCCGGTCGTCAAACCAGCGACGGATGTAGGAGTCAACCTTGGCGCGGGTGAGGAAGACATTTCTAACGTTGTCGTTCATCATCAGATCGAGATATCGCTGACGGAATCGCTGCTCGGGGTTCTTGAAGCCGTAGTGGTCATCGGGAATCTGAAATGGGGTCAGAGGATGAACATATGTGGACCCCGCGATTGCAATGGCTTACCTGGTGCAAGCATGGCGACAGGAGGACAACCTCGACAGCGGCAATAGAAAGCTCGCCAGAGAAGTCGCCAGAACCCTGCTTGGTCTTGGGGTTGGTCCGGGTAGGGTAACCACGGATACCTAGAAGAGAAGTCAGAAGATGCTCGCAAATTCAGTGAGAATTTCCATTTACGAACCGATAATGTCACCACGACGGAGGTTGATGTGCTGCTCCTCAAACTCGGGGGTGCCCTCCTCACGGTTGTCGGCCTGGGCAAGGACTTGGAGACGAGTACCCTGGAAAACTGTCAGACTGCGTGGCCTTGCCATATTTAAATCTCAGCGTAGAAGCGCACCTCGGAGCGGATATCGTAGAAGAACAGCTTGCTACCAGCTGATCGCTTCACGTAGACTCTGCCAGCCAGAGAAATCTTCTTGGTTGTGTCGGACTCGCCGTTCTTAAGGTTTGAGAACTCCTCGGCGAACTTGCGGATGTCGTAGGTAACATGGAACTATAAAACTGATGAGCAACCAACAAATTTATTCGTCGGCATCAGTAGCAGCGCACCTTGTGGGGGTAAGCCTTGCCCTGGGCGTGGAGCTCGTTGACAGCTCTTGATCGAATCTCAAAGTACTACGTAGATATGCCatgttagaaaaaaaaaaatccagaCAATCCAATGGTCGCGCGACAAATGTCCAGCACGCAAACATACCTGGTTGGGAGTGAGCTCCTTCTCGGAAGCCTCAGcgctcttcttgccggcGGCCTGCGCgggcttcttgtccttgttggcggcgtccttctccttcttctgggccTCCTTCTCACGGGCCTTCTGTCGCTTCTTGAGCTCAGTCTTGGAGATCATCTCTCCAGTGACCTCGTCAAGGTGCAGCTTGGaaacagcggcagcagcagcgtcaacgGCCGCATCGCCGGCAGTGGGTTGCTTGTCCGCCATGGTGAATCGATTTGTGGTCGTCTAAGGGTGTTGGCGGAATAAAATTGGGGGGGATATCGTCGAGGAGGTTGAAATATATAGTCACAAAaatagaacaaaaaaaaatatcagcTTCCGCACAGGCTTCGAGTCATAGTAGAAATCGGAGTCACCCCGCCATGCGACCAATGGAGGGGTTGGCGCCAGGGTTATTTTTTCCTTAATTGGACGGGAATTCAATTCCCCGATCCGGCCGATGCGCTGCATGCCATTGCAGAGCTGAGCGCTGGACTTGGGGCTGGCTGGTATACATTGGGCATATGCTTGAGTTTTGCGTAGGGATTGGTGAAAGCATATACGTTGGCCATTCAATGGCTATAAACTGCAATAGCTTAATGAATTATGTACAGTTTGATTTGACGTATACAATTAGAAAACTCATTATGAAAGACAGTGCACTTATACCTTAGTCTAGTACCCAGGTTTAAAAACATAGACTAAAAGCTATAGTGAGTACTCGGGCTTAGATGGAACTCGTCCGAGCTGCTTGCGGCTTATAAGAGCCTAAAACCCCGCCATAGGTTGCACTCCAGGCAAATTCTGTCTTATCTAACATTTGAAATCCTATACTGATGTAACTCTGCCCGCAAGTCGGCCGATGATCCGCACACCCCAACTCACAACGAGCAGGTTCTTATCATGCTCCTCCAAACCGTTTCTTCCGGAAAATGTTACCCAgtagagcagcagcaatactaAGAGTAGTTGATCTTATGAAATCGATTAGCTTATTTGGGGGTCATAACCCCCAAAGATCTACTGCTTCGTATTGCTCCTAGCAGCGGCTAAATCGCCGTATCTCCCCTACCCATTGTCTAAACCACCACTTATATCTCCACTCAGTCTTACAGCCACAAGCTAAATAACAAGATACTCTACTTGTCATCATGTTTCAATCTTAATTTTACCACTGTCCATCCCTCCTTAAcaataccaaaaaaaaaaaaaaaaaaaaaactctgTACATATTTTCTTCAGTCCACCATGGCGCTCTCAAGCCGAGCTTCCAAGCTCACAACCCCCGATCCCTCAGTCGGTTTCATCCTAGACAACTGGAACGCCAATTCCAATCCATCGGGCTATGTAAACCTCGGCGTCGCAGAAAACTACCTCATGCACGAATCTCTCTCAGAGCACTTCCACGCCAATCTCAAAATCCCTACTTCAGCTTTCACTTACGGCGACTTCTGGAAGCGCGGCAGAACCGCCATTGCACGCTTCCTCTCGAAACACTTGAATCCCGTACAGCCTATAAAGCTGGAGCATGTGGCTGTTACGAGTGGCTGTACTTCTGCTGTCGAGCATCTGGCTTGGGCATTTGCCGATCCGGGAGAGTACATCCTTCTCGGACGACCGTATTACGGAGCGTTTCCAAGTGATGCGACGCTTCGTACTGGAACGAAGCTGGCATTTGTCGATTTCAAAGAAGACGATCCGCTAGGAGTAAACTGCGTCAAAAGATACGAAGACAGGCTCTTAGAAGCCCGAGCAAGAGGTGAAAAAGTGACTGGCCTGCTCCTCTGTCACCCGCATAACCCCCTCGGACGATGCTACTCCCGAGAAGTCCTCATCGACCTGCTCAAATTCTGCAACAAGTACAAGCTCCACCTCATCAGCGATGAAATCTACGCCCTCTCCATATTTGAAAACAATATCGACTCAAGCCCAACTCCAGAGCCTTTTCACTCCATCCTCTCTATCGATCCCACAGGCCTGATAGATCCCTCGCTCGTACACGTCCTATGGGGCATGTCCAAAGACTTTGGCGCAAATGGTCTACGCCTAGGCGCCGTCATCTCGCAGCACAACGTGGACCTGATGACGGCACTCGGCCCTGCCGTCCTGTTCTCCACCATCTCGTCCCTTTCGGAGCACGCATTTGCCAATGTGCTAGAGGACGATGCCTGGGTCGAAAACTACATCAAGGAGAACCAGCGCAAACTGGCCGAATACTACGAATACATCACGAATTGGGCCAAGAAAAACGATATTGTCTATGCGCCTGGGGTCAACGCTGGGTTCTTCATCTGGGTCGATCTAGGAAGATCATATCTCAAACACCAGGAGAATCCCGATGCCATAAAGCCCGAGGATCTCGATGGAGTCGTTATGAACGCCTTGCTAAAACATAAAGTCTTCCTTGCATCAGGAGAACGGTTCGGATCCGAGAAGCCCGGTTGGTTCCGCATTGTCTTTTCTCACGACAAGGACTATCTGATTGAGGGCCTGAGCCGGATCGTCGCCGCAGTGACATCTCCTGAGACGTTGCGAAATTGACAATCAATCGATCCAGATGCAACTATGCATATAAAAGTTGCATACCAAAGCCAGTCGGAGCACCTTGAAAATTAGCAGAGTACAATTATGTATTTAGATTTCATCTTGGATCAATAAATACCTATAGCAAATTTCGCAAAGCAATATTTCAGCccgtatttatataagtaatcatgtactgtaaaaaaaaagtctatataTTCAGACTGCTGCCTTGCTCCATACGCTCATGTTAAAACATAGGTACACtccctttttctcctccctGTTCTTCCCACCACCTTCCTGTTTCTCCATGATATCGCCCCCCTGCCCCCAATACCAATTTATCTGGCCTTGATTTGTTTCTTGCCCTTTAGTTTTGAATTCCAGCGGCGTCGCTCCGCATCGCCTTCGGCTTCTAAGGTTTGAGgtatcatttttttttccaaacaCGCCTGGTCGAGGTAATGTGAGAAAGGTGTGGGTTTTTGTTAGTGGTCGTGCTGGGTgtaaatctttttttctcgccttAACGGCTAGTATGTGGTATTTAGATGGTCTCCATGCGGTCGAGGATGGCCTTGGTGAACTCGTGGGTGGTGGACTCGCCGCCCATGTCGCGAGTGCGGACCTTGCTGTAGAAGACGTCAGTAAAAAAACGGGATCATAAAAGgtagaaaggaaaagagaaacgtACCCGTCGGCAATAACGCCGTAGACAGCCTTGGAGATGCGGTTGGCGTGGTCGTCGAGGCCAAGGTGTCTCAGGAGCATGCTGCCGCTGAGAATCATGGCTGTGGGGTTGGCCTGgtccttgcccttgatgtCGAGACCGACGTGACGGCAGCCGGGCTCGAAGACGGCAACCTCACGGCCCATGTTGCAGCCGGGGACGATACCGGGGCCGCCAACCAGGGCAGCACCAATGTTGGACAGGATGCCGCCGTACAGGTTAGGCATGACCATGACGTCGAACTGCTGGGGGCGGGAGACGGCCTGCATGGAGGCGTTGTCGACAATCATGTCGTTGACCTCGAGGGTGGGGTACTCCTTGGCGGTCTGGTGGAAGGTGCTGCGGAACAGACCGTCGGCCAGCTTCATGATGTTGGCCTTGTGAATGCAGGTGACCTTCTTGCGGCCGTTGGCgagggcaaaggcaaaggcgaACTTGGCAATGCGCTCGGACTTGGCGCGGGTGATGATCTTGAGCGACTCGACGACGCCGGGCACGCTCTGGTGCTCCAGGCCGGAGTACTCACCCTCGGTGTTCTCACGGATGATGCACAGGTCGACGTCCTTGTGGCGCGTCTCGTAGCCGGGGATGTTCTTGATCAGCGAGATGCTGGCGTAGATGTCGAGCTCCTGGCGCATGGCGACGTTGAAGCTCTGGTGGCCGGAGCGGCTGACGGGCGTGTGGAGGATACCCTTGAGGCCCAGCTTGTTGCGCTTGAGAGACGCAACGCTCTCGCGGAAGGCCTCCTCGGTTCGCAGGGCGCTCTCCTCGACACCGGAGACCTCGATCTGCTCCCACTCGATGGGCACGTTGTCGGCCTTGAAGATGGTCTTGACAGACTCGGCAACCTCTCCACCGATACCATCACCGGGGATCAGCGTCACGGTGTACTTGCCGCCGAACTTGGCGGGCTTGAAGATGTCGGACTGGACGGTCGCGAATGATCGGGTGAGCTGCTGGGGctgggcagcagcgcggAGGACCTGATGGCATCATTGCTTGTCAGTTGCTGGTCCTCACATCTTGAAAGaacgaaagagaaaaaaaaatctcgcGGGAATGGCCTTGGTTCCAGCCATCAGCCCCTCCACCTCTTCCGGGCATCTcccaagagagagagaaaaacccTCTTCGC is drawn from Trichoderma asperellum chromosome 4, complete sequence and contains these coding sequences:
- the INDC11 gene encoding Protein indc11 (EggNog:ENOG41); translated protein: MAIPNRKVVITAYGPPSTSLQIVTDNISPPPKDHVQVKILYAGFAGADINMRLGVYPLQSAPPFTPGYCFSGRVSVNGPGSSKFKPGTLVTALTKYDSDAEYINIPEKYLVAIPDGVDPKVAAALPVDWATAYGMVSRAAKVSPGQRVFIHGISGAVGQGIMYLSLLQGATVYGTAAERNHAALKEAGAHPYLYTNKDWIAAMKDLGGVHAVFDALGFESFDESYSILTPNERSVVVAYGNNLNNLTGAKRRNPWIPIAKLMFKNLYFWSNKGAVFYFITRDQKTYEPELQQLLNMTRDGIITPPIKAVWEFDDIKEAHEAWGKGSGMGSPVIRIAHDA
- a CDS encoding uncharacterized protein (EggNog:ENOG41), whose protein sequence is MASTLHLRHIPSSSFIRATPTSTFRRSFHQTIPRLQPAVKLEGDKKPEKSKEEQANHAPQPKISNLSMPGVNKSKELTKEQKEEVRQHNKEFEKKFDHGQTAPDDKVDKKFWEGGEGGHKP
- a CDS encoding uncharacterized protein (EggNog:ENOG41~BUSCO:EOG092D3P54~TransMembrane:4 (o6-30i51-79o95-114i135-158o)); this translates as MWILPLLGYVGAIVGFCFLTLSIASGLYYLSELVEEHTVLAKRFLTRLIQIIIGVQVALLIDGFPFWATVLGIVCHVVYLGNLRRFPYVQLTDPLFLLSCVLVLLDHYVWFRFFSNHQERAYARSSYYEHVDVPTFTMIASYFGICVWLIPFALFVSLSAGDNVLPTMGTEPVRGVDGKNKPQGLVKALVDWVRGLIGDMAGTGMDRP
- a CDS encoding uncharacterized protein (BUSCO:EOG092D3SHS) is translated as MSRPEDSLAADVHYDDTEARKYTTSSRIQNIQASMTRRALELLDLKAPSLILDIGCGSGLSGEILSAVDPADGGPHTWIGMDVSPSMLDIALQRDVEGDLMLADIGQGVPFRAGSFDAAISISAIQWLCSAESSETSPTGRLNRFFNGLYASLRRGGRAVCQFYPKNDTQRNMITQAAVKAGFGAGLLEDDPGTKNVKLYLVLTVGNNDNEGGNTDITGVVSGMDNVDVLDARKRLKANNTQIKKGSKAWIVKKKEQMERKGKIVKATSKYTGRKRRIQF
- a CDS encoding uncharacterized protein (EggNog:ENOG41) is translated as MALSSRASKLTTPDPSVGFILDNWNANSNPSGYVNLGVAENYLMHESLSEHFHANLKIPTSAFTYGDFWKRGRTAIARFLSKHLNPVQPIKLEHVAVTSGCTSAVEHLAWAFADPGEYILLGRPYYGAFPSDATLRTGTKLAFVDFKEDDPLGVNCVKRYEDRLLEARARGEKVTGLLLCHPHNPLGRCYSREVLIDLLKFCNKYKLHLISDEIYALSIFENNIDSSPTPEPFHSILSIDPTGLIDPSLVHVLWGMSKDFGANGLRLGAVISQHNVDLMTALGPAVLFSTISSLSEHAFANVLEDDAWVENYIKENQRKLAEYYEYITNWAKKNDIVYAPGVNAGFFIWVDLGRSYLKHQENPDAIKPEDLDGVVMNALLKHKVFLASGERFGSEKPGWFRIVFSHDKDYLIEGLSRIVAAVTSPETLRN
- the IDH1 gene encoding isocitrate dehydrogenase (NAD(+)) idh1; this encodes MLSRSSLRTAQVLRAAAQPQQLTRSFATVQSDIFKPAKFGGKYTVTLIPGDGIGGEVAESVKTIFKADNVPIEWEQIEVSGVEESALRTEEAFRESVASLKRNKLGLKGILHTPVSRSGHQSFNVAMRQELDIYASISLIKNIPGYETRHKDVDLCIIRENTEGEYSGLEHQSVPGVVESLKIITRAKSERIAKFAFAFALANGRKKVTCIHKANIMKLADGLFRSTFHQTAKEYPTLEVNDMIVDNASMQAVSRPQQFDVMVMPNLYGGILSNIGAALVGGPGIVPGCNMGREVAVFEPGCRHVGLDIKGKDQANPTAMILSGSMLLRHLGLDDHANRISKAVYGVIADGKVRTRDMGGESTTHEFTKAILDRMETI